The Saprospiraceae bacterium region CGTAACCGCTTTTATTTTCGAAGCCGAGCAATACGGGTCATCCAGACTTTTAATAAGATTGCAGAAAGTGTTGGAACTTCAATTTAAAAAACTGCAAAAACAGCTTGGCCATGCTCCTGATAAAATGGATTTACACCCCAGGCGCATTATCATAAGAAGAATACTCGAACTCCTCAATTTGATAAGCGATACCAGAGAAAACGAAGCGTTGCAAAAATTTATGGATTTGGTCAGGGAACTCAATAAAAAAATTGGTAACTGGCATGATGTCAAAAGTTTGTACAAATCCATTTCTATCCACCAAAAACAGCAAAAAGAGCATTCTGGAGCTCTTGAGCAGCTTCAATCTGAACTTCAAAAAGAAATGGTGAACTTGGAGATCGAAATCGATGAGCTATTTTCAGGTAGAAATTTGATATTCCAGACAGAAGCTCTTCCTGCAAACCACTGACATCGCTTTGCAAAAAACAGCGTATCTTTGCAACTTAGTTGCCCGCATGAGCGATTCCATCAAACACGAATGCGGTCTGGCTTTGATCAGACTGCTCAAACCATTAGATTATTACCAGGAGCGTTATGGGAGCTGTTTTTACGGCCTTCAAAAACTTCATCTGCTTATGCAAAAACAGAGGAATCGCGGCCAGGATGGAGCGGGTGTGGCTACGATAAAACTCAACATCGAACCTGGTAAAAAGTACATTTCCCGGAGAAGGAGTAATTCCTCAAATTATCTCCAGTCATTATTTGAGGGGGTGATGCAGCATTTTGAAGGCCTGGATGAATCTCAAATCACAAATGGAAAATGGCTTAAAGAGAACAAGCCATTTATGGGTGAAGTCTTGCTGGGTCATTTGCGCTATGGTACCCATGGCGACAACAGTATTGAAACCGTTCATCCCTTTATTCGCGAGAACAACTGGATCAGCAGAAACCTTGTACTTGCCGGCAACTTCAACATGACGAATGTGGAGGAGCTTTTTCAGAAACTCGTTTCACTCGGTCAATATCCCAAGATAAAATCTGATACCATCACTGTATTGGAAAAGATAGGACATTTTCTCGATGAAGAAGTGCAACAATTATTTGATTGGTATAAGCCCGAAGGATATACCCAACAACAAATCAATCCATTGATTTTCGAAAATCTCGATATATGCAATGTTCTCAACAAAGCTTCGAAAAAATTTGATGGAGGTTTTGTCATTGCCGGAATGATCGGACATGGAGATGCTTTTGTGTTGAGAGACCCCAATGGTATCCGGCCCGCTTTTTACTATCAAAATGAAGACATCGTTGCAGTGGCCTCTGAAAGACCTGCTTTGCAAACCGCTTTGGAAATTGGAGCAGAAGACATTAAAGAAATCAAACCGGGCAATGCATTGATCATTAAATTCAACGGACAGGTCAATGAAGAACTTTGTATTGAGCCCCGTATTAAAACCTCCTGTTCTTTCGAGCGGATCTATTTTTCGCGAGGAAATGATATCGATATTTATCAGGAGCGTAAAAATCTGGGAAGAGAATTGGTGCATGAATTGTTGCCGGCTATTTCCAACGACTTTGAAAATACGGTGTTTACCTCCATTCCAAATACCTCAGAATCAGCATTTGTAGGGCTTACAGAAGCATTACACGATCATTTGAATCGCGAAAAACTGGATGCGATTGTGCTTGGAAACGGTAGTCTTTCACCGGAAAAATTGCGAAGCATTGTCATGCAGAAACCCAGAATCGAGAAGTTGGTGGTTAAAGACGATAAAATGCGGACATTTATCGCAAATGATCATATTCGTGGAAAGCTGGTTTCCCATGTATACGATGTAACCTATGGAATCATCAGACCGGGAACAGATACCCTGGTTGCATTGGATGATTCTATTGTGAGGGGAACAACCTTGCGGGATAGTATTGTGCATATTTTATCTACCCTGAAACCGAAAAAGATCATCATCCTCTCTTCGGCCCCTCAAATCAGGTATCCGGACTGTTATGGAATTGACATGTCGCAGATGGGAAAGTTTGTTGCATTTCTGGCGCTGGTAGAATTGCTGCATGACCATAATAAAGAACATTTACTGGAAGAGACTTATGAAAAGTGTCTGGCACAGCAAGATTGGCCAGCCGAGAAAATGCAGAACCATCTCATCGATTTATATGCTGAATATCCTTACCAGATGATCTCTAAAAAAATAGGACAAATGCTGAAACCTGCCGGAAGCAATGTCGAAGTGGAAGTTATTTTCCAGACTTTGGAAGGCTTGCATAAATCCTGTCCCAATCACACCGGAGACTGGTATTTCAGTGGCAATTATCCTACACCCGGCGGGGTAAAAGTGGTAAATACCGCTTTTATCAATTTCATGCAGCACAATGATGTGCGTGCCTATTGACCAGGGTGTTAAGAGCCTAACAATTCTTTTACAATTGCAGATATATTTTTTCCATCGGCCTTTCCGGCTAATTGTTTGCTGGCCAGGCCCATCACTTTGCCCATATCTTTTGGACCCTGGGCACCTGAAGTCGCAATTAGATCTGCCAACACTGTGCGGAGTTCATCTGGAGACATCTGAGCAGGGAGATAGCGTTCAATAATTTGAATTTCTTCCCTTTCAACCTGAGCCAGATCTTCTCGCCCCTGTTTTTCGTAAATCTCCAGCGATTCCCTGCGCTGTTTAACAAGTTTCTGAAGAATTTGGATCGCTCTTTCATCATTTACTTCCTGGCCGCTTCCGTCCGTATTGGCCAATAAAATTGCAGCCTTAATGGCACGGATACCCCTGAGGGCAACCTGATCCTGAGCTTTCATGGCTTCTTTCAGATCGGTATTTATTTTTTCAGAAAAACTCATAATTCGTTAATTATCAATAACTAACATAAAAAATGAACCTTGCAAAGATTCCTTTGCAATGCTCATTATCATACAAACACTTATTATTTGTGGTCCCACTTGGGCTCGAACCAAGGACCCTCTGATTATGAGTCAGATGCTCTAACCGGCTGAGCTATGGGACCAAAAGCGGATGCAAAATTAAAGAAATATTTGTTTTAGTTAGCTCCAAGATGTGCTTCCGAAAATACATGGAGCTTATTACTATTTGGGTTAATTGATGTGATGCAGCCTATTTTCAATATGAAACCTTCTCGCCCTGATCAAATTCCACACACACACACTCACACACACACTCACACCGGATTCGCTATGGGACCAAAAGCGGATGCAAAATTAAAGAAATATTTGTTTTAGTTAGCTCCAAGATGTGCTTCCGAAAATACATGGAGCTTATTACTATTTGGGTTAATTGATGTGATGCAGCCTATTTTCAATATGAAACCTTCTCGTCCTGATCAAATTCCACACACACACTCACACACACACTCACACCGGATTCGCTATGGGACCACATACAAGCGCAAAAGTAAATAGTTTCGTAGTGGATTACCATAAAAATTGGAAATTAGTGGATTAAATATGCATATTTCAGCGAGATTCTAATTTTCATAATTTTTAGCGTAAACTTTATTCTATTTTTCTGCGTAAAATTTATTCATGATTAAAAACCTCCTGTTCGATTTTGGAAATGTGCTGTTTGATTTGGATGAAGCACGTACAGAGGAAAAGCTGATGCAGGTCCTGGATCCTGCTAAAATTTCCGATCTCTTCGAAAAAGTACTCCATCCCTTTGAGCGCGGCGAAATTTCAGAAGAAGCCTTTTTTAACAGATTGCAAAGGAGGTCAAAAGACCTCAAAGATGGATCGTATTATTACGAAGCCTGGAATGCTATGCTTTTGGGTATGCCCGAACATCGGTTTCAATGGTTGATGAATCTCCGAAAAACCTACCGCGTATTCTTACTCAGCAATATCAACATTACCCATTTACGAGCCGTGAAGAAAATGATTTATAACCAAACCGGCATCGACGATTTTGAATCTCATTATTTCGACAAAGTGTATTATTCCTTTGAAATCGGACTCAGAAAACCAGAATTAAAATGTTTTGAATTTGTGATGTCTCATTCCGGAATTCTGGGAAGTGAAACTTTATTTATTGACGACAAACCTGAAAACGTTCAGGCTGCATCAGATAGTGGATTTCATGCCAGCCTTCATGATGCTGAACAAGCAATCGAAGATAAAATCCTTGACTATCTTTCCCAATTTCAATAATGTATCACAGCACTGAAAATCTGATTCTCAAGCTCCGGCACTATTGCGCTTATCAGGACCGGAGTCAGCAGGAAGTAGAACAAAAGTTATTCAAACTGGGAGCAAATGAACAACAATCCGGTGAGGTAATTCTGCATTTAATTCAGGAAGGCTTTCTCAACGAAGAGCGATTTGCAAAATCCTATGCCCGTGGAAAATTTCGAATGCAGCAATGGGGACGAATGAAAATCATCAACGGACTCCGATCAAAAAATGTTTCAGAACCTTTGATACAAATCGCACTGAAGGAAATTGATGAGGAAGAATATCTGAAAACGCTGGAGCATTTAATTCGAAAATTTTACGGAAAATCCGAAGATGTCCAAAAGACGAAACAGAACTTATTGGCCAGGGGATTTGAGTATGAGTTGGTACTGAGTGTGATTGGGTTTTTGGACCTTTAGACTTTTTGTCTTTTTGACTTTTGGGCTATTTAGCATTCTAAGAAACAAGATTTATTAAAAGTACAGCAATGTTTTTAATTCAGATAGAATTATTTGTTTTAGAAAATGGCAATATTATTTAATAAAAAAAACACCACTCTCAATAAATTATTTCTTCTTTTCAACAAAATTAATAGATTTTATATGAAGATCTTGGTATCTTTATTTTTCTGATTTATTCTTAATAACATATTAAATTCCTATGAGAGATTACACCAGGCTCCACGCTTTCAAATTAGCTGATGAACTCGTTTTGAGTGTTTATCGCATCACTGCATTTTTTCCTAAAGAAGAAATATATGGATTAACAGCTCAGATCAGAAGGTCTATTTGTTCAGTAACCTTTAATATTGTAGAAGGAAGTTTTCGGGAAAGTCAAAAGGAATATGGCAGATTTTTAGAAATTGCTTTTTCTTCACTCAAAGAGTCCCACTACCAAATAAATTTAGCTTTCAGACTTCATTTTATTGATAATAAATCTTACGAAATTATTGATAAAAAATTTTTAACAGTGGAGAAACTGCTCGCTGCTCTATTGAGGTTTATTAAGAAATCGAATAAAAATGATATTGAAATATAAATATTCAATGGAAAAGTTAGATTTAGTTATAAATTTCTAAGCAGTTCAATATTCAAATTGAGGCTCAACACAAACCCAAAAAACTCGAAAGCTTTTAAAATTCAAAACGTCAAAAAGTCAAAAGGCCTAAAAGTCAAACCCCTCCCCCCCTCACAACAAGGTCGATTGTCTAAAATCATTTTTATCAACATAGTCTGTTGTAAAATGCAATCCCCGGCTTTCTTTTCGCATGGAAGCCGAGCGGCTTACCAGATATCCAATCGTAATTAAATTGCGCAATTCGCATAAGGCTGCTGAAAGTGTGGTGCTGTGGTACAAAACTTCTGTTTCTTCATACAGAAGGTGCAGTCGCTTTAAGGACCTTTCGAGACGCACATTGCTTCTGACAATGCCTACGTAATACGACATGATTTCTTTAAGTTCCTTGATGCTTTGCGTGATCAAAACCATTTCTTTCGGATGTGCGGTACCGGTGGCATCCCATTCGGGAATGTCTGTTCGCAAATTCAAAGCATCAATTTTATTTACAAGATCTGATGCAATCCGATAACCAAACACTGCGGCTTCCAACAATGAGTTGCTGGCAAGCCTGTTTGCGCCATGCAATCCTGTGCTTGTGCATTCTCCGCAGGCATATAAATTACGAATACTGCTGTTTCCCTGAGAGTCCACTTTAATACCTCCACACAAATAATGACAGGCTGGGACGACCGGAATCATTTGTTGCATCGGATCAATTCCAATACTTAAACATTTT contains the following coding sequences:
- a CDS encoding amidophosphoribosyltransferase; this translates as MSDSIKHECGLALIRLLKPLDYYQERYGSCFYGLQKLHLLMQKQRNRGQDGAGVATIKLNIEPGKKYISRRRSNSSNYLQSLFEGVMQHFEGLDESQITNGKWLKENKPFMGEVLLGHLRYGTHGDNSIETVHPFIRENNWISRNLVLAGNFNMTNVEELFQKLVSLGQYPKIKSDTITVLEKIGHFLDEEVQQLFDWYKPEGYTQQQINPLIFENLDICNVLNKASKKFDGGFVIAGMIGHGDAFVLRDPNGIRPAFYYQNEDIVAVASERPALQTALEIGAEDIKEIKPGNALIIKFNGQVNEELCIEPRIKTSCSFERIYFSRGNDIDIYQERKNLGRELVHELLPAISNDFENTVFTSIPNTSESAFVGLTEALHDHLNREKLDAIVLGNGSLSPEKLRSIVMQKPRIEKLVVKDDKMRTFIANDHIRGKLVSHVYDVTYGIIRPGTDTLVALDDSIVRGTTLRDSIVHILSTLKPKKIIILSSAPQIRYPDCYGIDMSQMGKFVAFLALVELLHDHNKEHLLEETYEKCLAQQDWPAEKMQNHLIDLYAEYPYQMISKKIGQMLKPAGSNVEVEVIFQTLEGLHKSCPNHTGDWYFSGNYPTPGGVKVVNTAFINFMQHNDVRAY
- a CDS encoding CHAD domain-containing protein: MEPLIKKMTGNMNHWLRTINDSYKIPNEENIHAFRLVIKQMNAYALVLKFPDKQKEHKACFQHLIKAFSIAGRIRNAELQLEHISELMEEELKPFAEEKRKTSDQSRSRFLKKLSQLEKNQLLKFVTAFIFEAEQYGSSRLLIRLQKVLELQFKKLQKQLGHAPDKMDLHPRRIIIRRILELLNLISDTRENEALQKFMDLVRELNKKIGNWHDVKSLYKSISIHQKQQKEHSGALEQLQSELQKEMVNLEIEIDELFSGRNLIFQTEALPANH
- a CDS encoding four helix bundle protein codes for the protein MRDYTRLHAFKLADELVLSVYRITAFFPKEEIYGLTAQIRRSICSVTFNIVEGSFRESQKEYGRFLEIAFSSLKESHYQINLAFRLHFIDNKSYEIIDKKFLTVEKLLAALLRFIKKSNKNDIEI
- a CDS encoding HAD family phosphatase; the encoded protein is MIKNLLFDFGNVLFDLDEARTEEKLMQVLDPAKISDLFEKVLHPFERGEISEEAFFNRLQRRSKDLKDGSYYYEAWNAMLLGMPEHRFQWLMNLRKTYRVFLLSNINITHLRAVKKMIYNQTGIDDFESHYFDKVYYSFEIGLRKPELKCFEFVMSHSGILGSETLFIDDKPENVQAASDSGFHASLHDAEQAIEDKILDYLSQFQ
- a CDS encoding GatB/YqeY domain-containing protein, whose product is MSFSEKINTDLKEAMKAQDQVALRGIRAIKAAILLANTDGSGQEVNDERAIQILQKLVKQRRESLEIYEKQGREDLAQVEREEIQIIERYLPAQMSPDELRTVLADLIATSGAQGPKDMGKVMGLASKQLAGKADGKNISAIVKELLGS
- a CDS encoding RecX family transcriptional regulator, with the translated sequence MYHSTENLILKLRHYCAYQDRSQQEVEQKLFKLGANEQQSGEVILHLIQEGFLNEERFAKSYARGKFRMQQWGRMKIINGLRSKNVSEPLIQIALKEIDEEEYLKTLEHLIRKFYGKSEDVQKTKQNLLARGFEYELVLSVIGFLDL